AGCACCGGGTCCATGGAAGACATGTCCTGGAGCCGGTGGCAGCGCCGGCACAGGAACTCACCCAGGCAGCGCAGCAGCTCGCTGGTTGTAGCGTGGACCATCACCAGCCTCCTGGGCGTGTCGAGGTCCTGGACGGTCACCATCTGGGGTGTGTCGGGGGCCGTGTTTGAGTTGGATAAGGGGGCCTTCTCGACCGACGAGGAGGCGTTGTTGGAGATGGCTGGAGTGCTCTGGTCCTGGGTTGACAGCTTGTCACAGGACTGAGAATTCTCTAGGGTGAGGGAGGACAGGTTGGAGAAGGACTGAGACTTCTCCAGGTTCTCATTACTCAGATGGATAATGTTGTTTTGGTTGGTGTTCTCGTGGGCCTGCACCTTCTTGGAGCTCTTCTTCTTCACAATCCGCCTCCATGGCGAGTAGCGCTTCAGAGTCTTGTCTTTTGCGCTCTTACCGGTCTGGACTTCCATCAAGTGGCCCACAGTGTCCGGCCCATCTTTGAAGAGGACTGCCTTGTTGCGGACCGAGATAGACATTGTGGATCCCATGGTCAATAGTGCCTGTGGAAAACAAAATGCTTCAATATTAGCAAAATGAAATGCATGGCATCAGTTCAGTAggcctagctagctcagctctggctGTCTccgaaatggcaacctattccctataaagtgcactgcttttgaccatggcccaaatgggtctggtcaaaagcagtgctttATATAGGAAAAAGGATTCCATTTGGGACAGATTCTAAATCACAGTATTAAGCATAGGCATTAGTGTTATGTATTCATAAACATGAGCAATATAACGTTCCAAAGCAAAACAGAAATATTACTCACTGATTTCAAGTTGATATGTGAGAAATTATAAAGATATTTCAATATTTTCTTTGTTAATTGAAAGGTAAAGACAGGTTGTCCAGTGCTTTGAGTTCAAGGCTGTTATGGTTGTGAACATCAGAATTGTCCAAGGTTCTGAAATCGAGTTTCCACGTCGTAATAAAGAAGTATGTCATAGAGGCGATTTTgtgaagcgtcccacctagcccatatacGTTTTTTAAGTTTTAGGAATTTAAATTTACCTTTcaacattaatttccaatggtATTGTACTAAATCTGATGGATGAGTCCAAAAACATTCTGCGATTGATTGATTTTAATGATATACCAGAAATCACCAGATCGGGTTTGCCCTGCCTTGTTAATTTAGCGAGTGTAAAGCCTCGGCAGCAATTTCTCAACTAACCTTTAACGTTACATGGCGATAATTTTACTTCCTCTCAACTTGGAAGTTATCAGTATTCTAATCTCCCATCGTTAGTTGCTGGTGTAATGTAAGAACTTTTTTAAATATTCCGTTATTAAATAACCTTTTTTGCTCCATGAGATTATCCAACAATGTGTATCTCATTGCTCGTGACCGGTGAGTGTCATTCAAAGCGATGCTTGATGTCTGAGTCGCGCTCATGATGTGCATCACTTTGGAGTGGacacccacctgttttgagcaatGAGAGAAGAAACAGACAATATGGCAGCGTACGCATTGTTGGATTACCTCATGGAGCAAAAAATTGCTGCACAGGCTTTACACTATCTACGCTGTAATTGGTATGGAGCATTCACATATCACGTTACAATTCTGTAGCTACTAGCTACATGGTCCTGTCCAGGGCTAATGTTAGTAAGTATACATTACATGCTGGCCTGCActttgttaataagaatttgtatCCTTCAAAAAGTGGATAAAACTCTCATGCTAGTAAGGCCACCAATCTCAAATCAAGTGCAGCTGGCCCTCCCTAACTAATCTAAAATCCCATTTGTCATCATTCCACAGTTCCAACATGGCGTCATCGTGGCAGTGGACTCTCGGGCCACAACTGGCACCTACATCGCCTCCCAGACAGTGAAGAAGGTGATAGAGTTCAACCCCTACCTGCACCATGGTTGGAGGTGCAGCTGACTGCAGCTTCAGGGAGCGCTTGCTGTCGTGTCTACGAGCTCCGCAACAAGGAGGGCATCTCTGTGGGAGCTGCCTCCAAGCTTCTGGCTAACATGGTTTACCAGTACAAAGGCAGGGGCCTCAGCATGGGAACCATGGTGTGTGGCTGGGACAAGAGAGGGCCAGGTTAATAGCTTCATACCCCTGAGCACACATTAGTAACCCCAATAGACATGATCCCCATTCATGCATGTATATGTTTAAACCCCCATCAGCTGAACTATGTAAACACTGTTTTTCACATACTCAGACCAAGGGTAGCAATATGAGCATGATTTAGTAACATGATTTTTTTGTATCATATTTCCTAATAGGAGTAGTTAGCAGTGACTTAGGGAACCTCCCCTGTCTCTACTAAGCACCAGATTAAGTACAGTTTGGTCGTCTGCCACTAGATGGTATTGCTGCCCCACTCTTGTTTACCTGTTGTGGATTTGACTTGTGCTATTGGATACTGTGCAGTAAGAGGCAGTAAGTACATCATTGGAGATGTGCTTAAAGAGGGCTGCACAGTGACACCGTAATGGGAAATCAATAGGGCTGGGACTGTGAGCCAGGGAGTGCCGGCGCGGTGATGGACGCAGGGTCTCGGGCTTTACAATTGGGTCGCATGCATAATGTTGTTCTGCTTGATCGATGAGCTTTGTTCATAGAGCGGGGAGTATGTGTGGACAATAACTGGCCTCCAGACAGCCTGGGACCTAAGTGACACGTGTTAAATCCTGCAGTCAATCAGGAGAATAATGATCTCAGTATTAGTTCAATAGGAACGGCGGCAGCTACAATGCCAGTGATTGAATGGTGAGGTGAATGTCATGTAAATTAAATTAATCTCGATTAAGAGAAGGCTCATTAGCGGCTACAATGATG
Above is a window of Salmo salar chromosome ssa03, Ssal_v3.1, whole genome shotgun sequence DNA encoding:
- the psmb5 gene encoding LOW QUALITY PROTEIN: proteasome subunit beta type-5 (The sequence of the model RefSeq protein was modified relative to this genomic sequence to represent the inferred CDS: inserted 4 bases in 2 codons), with the protein product MVLSRANFQHGVIVAVDSRATTGTYIASQTVKKVIEFNPYLXTMVGGAADCSFRERLXCRVYELRNKEGISVGAASKLLANMVYQYKGRGLSMGTMVCGWDKRGPGLYYVDSEGNRVCGDLFAVGSGSRYAYGAVDSGLRQGMSVEEACELVRRAIYQATY
- the LOC106600449 gene encoding cyclin-dependent kinase 5 activator 1-like, with the protein product MGSTMSISVRNKAVLFKDGPDTVGHLMEVQTGKSAKDKTLKRYSPWRRIVKKKSSKKVQAHENTNQNNIIHLSNENLEKSQSFSNLSSLTLENSQSCDKLSTQDQSTPAISNNASSSVEKAPLSNSNTAPDTPQMVTVQDLDTPRRLVMVHATTSELLRCLGEFLCRRCHRLQDMSSMDPVLWLRVVDRYLLDNCYQNQSCINPAAVVFLYMLCREAVSSEVATLQELHAMLLTCLYTTCSYMGNEIAYPLKPFLVDTCKQTFWIRCMTITKLMSVKMLQMNTDPNFFSQVFADLKNESQKEEKKSRLLSGVYSTQ